From the genome of Marivivens aquimaris, one region includes:
- a CDS encoding LysR substrate-binding domain-containing protein, whose amino-acid sequence MSIPNGLKLRHIEGFLAVAQDGTISGAARKLNMTQPALSKTIGELELRLGSVLFDRVGRKTVLTAAGETFQRHALSAMNSIEAGVRSLGGEDRRHTVSVGILPTVAGEFFPSVALEFSRQRPEAQIRVLTGPNKYLLERLRAGEIDLMVGRMPTAADLAGLKFEFLYEDPIWLVARAGHPMANADPADAVRKSPLILPNKGAIIREAVDAYLNVIGLDDVQPAFESVTLSFARALLLNSDMMWFISRGVVRQEVRSGSLMTFPVKSAFMSGALGMTTKPTAEANGIVAHLAELLRKFGACED is encoded by the coding sequence ATGAGCATACCTAACGGACTGAAGCTGCGTCATATCGAAGGATTCCTCGCCGTTGCGCAGGATGGCACGATCTCTGGCGCGGCGCGAAAACTGAACATGACGCAGCCCGCGTTGTCGAAAACCATCGGCGAATTGGAGCTGAGGTTGGGGTCGGTTCTGTTTGATCGAGTGGGGCGCAAAACCGTGCTGACCGCGGCCGGCGAAACGTTCCAGCGCCATGCGCTGAGCGCGATGAACAGTATCGAGGCGGGTGTCAGATCGCTCGGCGGTGAGGATCGGCGGCACACTGTTTCGGTGGGCATTCTGCCGACGGTGGCGGGGGAGTTTTTCCCCTCCGTCGCGCTGGAATTTTCCCGTCAGCGGCCAGAAGCGCAGATCCGTGTCCTCACCGGGCCAAACAAATATCTGCTGGAGCGGCTACGAGCGGGGGAGATCGACCTGATGGTCGGGCGGATGCCGACGGCGGCGGACCTTGCGGGGCTGAAATTCGAATTCCTCTATGAAGATCCGATCTGGCTGGTCGCTCGTGCGGGGCATCCGATGGCAAATGCCGACCCCGCCGACGCCGTGCGGAAAAGCCCGCTAATCCTGCCGAACAAGGGCGCGATCATCCGCGAGGCGGTGGACGCGTACCTCAACGTCATCGGGCTGGACGATGTGCAGCCCGCGTTCGAATCCGTGACGTTGTCGTTCGCGCGGGCGCTGCTGCTGAATTCGGACATGATGTGGTTCATCTCGCGCGGGGTGGTCCGGCAAGAGGTCCGGTCGGGCTCGCTGATGACGTTTCCGGTCAAGAGCGCGTTCATGTCGGGCGCGCTGGGGATGACGACAAAACCGACCGCTGAAGCCAACGGCATTGTCGCGCATCTGGCTGAATTGCTGAGGAAATTCGGCGCCTGCGAGGATTAG
- the pcaC gene encoding 4-carboxymuconolactone decarboxylase, with product MADHFETGQQTRRRILGDAHVDRAEACTTELDKPFQDLITEGAWGTVWASDGITDRERSMITIALLAATGNHEEIPMHIRATARTGATKTDVAEALQHVAIYAGVPRANHALKLAKQTYQEMEAE from the coding sequence GTGGCTGATCATTTCGAAACCGGACAACAAACGCGCCGCCGCATCCTTGGCGATGCGCATGTCGACCGGGCCGAAGCTTGCACGACCGAACTGGACAAACCGTTTCAGGATCTGATCACCGAAGGCGCGTGGGGCACCGTTTGGGCCTCCGATGGCATCACCGACCGCGAACGGTCCATGATCACGATCGCGCTGCTCGCCGCGACGGGCAATCACGAAGAAATCCCGATGCACATCCGCGCCACCGCCCGCACGGGTGCGACTAAGACAGACGTGGCCGAGGCGCTCCAGCACGTCGCGATCTACGCCGGTGTTCCGCGCGCCAATCACGCGCTGAAACTGGCCAAGCAGACCTATCAGGAAATGGAAGCGGAATGA
- the pobA gene encoding 4-hydroxybenzoate 3-monooxygenase, which produces MTTTRTQVAIIGGGPSGLLLSQLLDLNGIDSIVIERKSREYVLGRIRAGVLEAGSVKLLQDAGVGDRMAREGQTHDGVELSWHDERLHIDLKALTGTPVTVYGQTEITHDLYDAREARGGQVIHEAEVQRIEGAETDSPVVVYHKDGQEHRIECRFVAGCDGFHGPARKAIPDTHRKEFIREYPFGWLGMLSRTPPATEELIYATHDRGFALCSMRSDEISRYYVQVPLTEKVEDWSPDRFWDELKRRIPADVAGNLVTEGEVLEMSIAPLRSFVSEPMRYGSLFLAGDAAHIVPPTGAKGLNLAIGDVYYLHRALEQAIKDNNTAGIDGYSDTALSRVWKCERFSWWMTSILHDFPDQGDFEKRMQRAEFEYLARSETARKSLAENYVGLPY; this is translated from the coding sequence ATGACGACAACCCGCACTCAGGTTGCCATCATCGGCGGCGGGCCTTCGGGCCTTCTGCTATCGCAACTGCTCGATCTGAATGGCATCGACAGCATTGTTATTGAACGCAAAAGCCGCGAATACGTGCTGGGCCGCATCCGCGCTGGCGTGCTCGAAGCGGGGTCGGTGAAACTGCTTCAGGACGCAGGTGTCGGGGACCGCATGGCCCGCGAAGGCCAGACCCACGACGGCGTCGAACTGAGCTGGCACGACGAACGCCTACACATCGACCTTAAGGCGCTGACCGGAACGCCGGTGACGGTCTACGGTCAGACCGAAATCACCCACGACCTTTACGATGCCCGCGAAGCGCGCGGCGGTCAGGTGATCCATGAGGCCGAGGTCCAACGCATCGAAGGCGCGGAGACGGACAGCCCCGTTGTCGTCTACCATAAGGACGGTCAGGAACACCGCATCGAATGCCGCTTTGTCGCCGGATGCGATGGCTTCCACGGGCCCGCCCGCAAGGCGATCCCCGACACGCACCGCAAGGAATTCATCCGCGAATATCCCTTCGGCTGGCTGGGAATGCTGTCGCGCACCCCGCCCGCGACCGAAGAGCTGATCTACGCCACCCATGATCGCGGTTTCGCGCTGTGCTCCATGCGCTCGGACGAGATCAGCCGCTATTACGTGCAGGTACCGCTGACCGAAAAGGTCGAGGACTGGTCGCCGGACCGTTTCTGGGACGAACTCAAGCGCCGCATCCCCGCCGATGTTGCCGGAAACCTCGTGACAGAAGGCGAAGTGCTGGAGATGTCCATCGCTCCGCTCCGTTCGTTCGTGTCCGAGCCGATGCGCTACGGCTCCCTGTTCCTTGCGGGTGACGCGGCGCACATCGTGCCGCCGACGGGTGCGAAGGGCCTGAACCTCGCCATCGGCGACGTTTATTACCTGCATCGCGCGCTGGAGCAGGCTATCAAGGACAACAACACCGCAGGCATCGACGGGTATTCCGACACCGCGCTGTCCCGCGTTTGGAAATGTGAGCGTTTCTCATGGTGGATGACGTCCATCCTCCACGATTTCCCCGATCAGGGAGACTTCGAGAAACGGATGCAAAGGGCCGAGTTCGAATACCTCGCCCGCTCGGAAACTGCCCGCAAGAGTCTGGCAGAAAACTACGTAGGGCTACCCTACTGA
- a CDS encoding TRAP transporter substrate-binding protein, with protein sequence MKLKALLGAATALTVIALPAVAQDYSLKLHHFLSERSPAHQQMLVPWAERVEELTEGRVDIEVYPSMTLGGRPPELVQQARDGVVDLIWTLNGYTPGLFPRTEVFELPTVFVNDPTAANLAMREMFDEYLAEEYKGLEVMFLQAHAGNALHMVDADVRSPADLEGLKLRTPSRTGAWVIEALGASPVAMPVPELPQALSKKVVEGALIPWEIIPALQLQEQTDYQIEGPDMTRFGTSIFQVSMNKDVWESLPADIQDAFRQASNEEWLTEVGGIWRGADDFGINMATEAGNTHVTLSAEEYAAFEEPMNGVVDRWIEEANGAGLDGNGLVEAARAAIASHAE encoded by the coding sequence ATGAAACTGAAAGCACTTCTCGGCGCCGCCACCGCGCTCACCGTTATCGCACTGCCCGCAGTTGCGCAGGACTACAGCCTCAAACTGCACCACTTCCTCAGCGAACGTTCGCCGGCTCACCAGCAGATGCTGGTTCCGTGGGCCGAGCGCGTCGAGGAACTGACCGAAGGCCGCGTCGATATCGAGGTTTACCCGTCGATGACCCTTGGTGGTCGTCCGCCGGAACTCGTTCAGCAGGCACGCGACGGCGTTGTCGATCTGATCTGGACCCTCAACGGCTACACGCCGGGCCTGTTCCCGCGCACCGAAGTCTTTGAACTTCCGACCGTTTTCGTGAACGACCCGACCGCAGCGAACCTCGCCATGCGCGAGATGTTCGACGAATATCTGGCCGAAGAATACAAGGGCCTCGAAGTGATGTTCCTGCAAGCCCACGCAGGTAACGCGCTCCACATGGTCGACGCCGACGTGCGCAGCCCCGCTGACCTCGAAGGTCTGAAACTCCGCACCCCGAGCCGCACCGGCGCATGGGTGATCGAAGCTCTCGGCGCGTCGCCGGTTGCGATGCCGGTTCCGGAACTGCCGCAGGCGCTCTCCAAAAAGGTCGTCGAAGGCGCGCTGATCCCTTGGGAAATCATCCCCGCGCTCCAGCTTCAGGAACAGACCGACTACCAGATCGAAGGTCCGGACATGACCCGTTTCGGCACGTCGATCTTCCAGGTTTCGATGAACAAGGACGTCTGGGAGTCGCTCCCCGCCGATATTCAGGACGCGTTCCGTCAGGCTTCGAACGAAGAGTGGCTGACCGAAGTCGGCGGCATCTGGCGCGGCGCCGATGACTTCGGCATCAACATGGCGACCGAAGCAGGCAACACCCACGTGACCCTTTCGGCAGAAGAATACGCTGCCTTTGAGGAGCCGATGAACGGTGTCGTCGATCGCTGGATCGAAGAAGCCAACGGCGCCGGT